CTtccgccttcaaaataaaagcctataTGTTGATATGCACAACTAACACTACTGAAACTGTGTAGACCTCATTCCTGGGGGCAGATCTTTCAGGACAAACTATCTTAAGTTTATATGTAATAAAAGTTAAGTGTCCTTATTGTTCTGTGGATGCATTTCCATTAGCCTGCGTGAATATGACCGGTAAAAAGTGTTTAACTCTCTAATTGTCTGTAGAGGTAAACTCCTACACACTAACCAAATTAGACATATATGACTGAAGATTTGGATATCGATACTATTTATCCACTGTCACAATATCAGTTTATATActgtaatttaaaaacacaggataATGAAGTAACCCATAAAGCATTTTGACAACTTTGCAACGTCTTTAATGTGATGCCACAGATTAATGGCAGAGAAAAGGTCTTTAgtattcttgttttgtctgagtGTAGCTCTTTAAAgtccttcagtgtttttgaaaagaGCTATATAGATAATACGCATTACTATGCATTATTAAAACTAAGATTCACAGACCTCATAGTTCCTGCATAGCCCTAAACACAAAtgaaattatattaaaatattgaGAGCAGACTGTCACTTAAAAGAACCAGATCAAAGCTTATAATTTACATTAACATCACTAGAACATTATTAAAAACGTAATTAACTTCTatatttctgaaaataaacgATAAATGTTAGCTAGAGGGGCCTAAGggaatttattttgaaaatccaaGCCGGACGACGCACGTGTTCCTGTTTAGCTTTACTGTGGTTTCTGTGAAGCTACGAGTTCCCCTGTCCCACTAACTCCAGTGTCCCCAGTTAAAACATAACCCAGGGGTTTGTACCTTGCATGCTGCTGCTCTGAGTCTGCGGGTGAAAATGGTGCGACGTGGATCCGACGGTGTTTCCGGTGTTACTGGAACCGCTGGTGGAGCTGCTGGTGAAGTTGCTGTCCCGACTGGGAGTCGCCATTGTTGTGTTGCTGGTTCCGGCAGCAGCGGCCAGGCTGCAGTGCAGAGAAACTTCGCCCTTTCTGTCTTCACACGGGACACTGCGACACCTGAACGCATCAGCTGCACCACGGCCACGTCTGTGCCGCTGATGCCTTCATGGACGGTCGTAAATTACAGGAAACCACAGCTTCACAGCAAGATGATTGacatatttgatttataaagAATTACacttatattatactacatatACATATTATATagcttacatttattttaatttattatatatttatggaTTGTTGTTTTCTGATCAGTTTGGTTGTTATACTTTTATTTGTGATCTAAATTAGCTGCTTAGAATAATTTGCGAAATTTTCAACagtttaaatatctgtttgttattttaaatgctgaataaagaacaaaaacaagatgtttgACTGGGCAGTAACCTCCggtgtttgaaaatgaagcagatgctgaagtgtagaatcctgcagttccttgattgtccactagaggctggctgcagaagcacaggaagtcacatacacacccattcaacaaaaccttttttttttttttacagcagagattaacatgtttacagcctggttcaaaaaaccaaacctCTCAGACAGTTTGAATCACCCACCTTCCCTGTGGAACTTGAACGCAGCACAGAACGCCAGAGATGAACTACAGCTGTCATTATGATGTTTTATAGCATCTTGCATCGATTTACGTCGTAAAACACAGAattgcatttttaaatcaatccaCATCACCCGACACATCcgtcaaaaaaacaacagagtaagaaaataaaccagcgctgctttgaaaaaaaaggcagcagtAGAAAATAACCTCCTCCATCTTAAAATCCGAGCGTATAATTATTCAAAGTGTGTCATTTTACCTCTGGaatataaaataatcaaaacaggAGAAATATCCCCCTCTCTGTCagaattaaacaataaaaagtagaaaaaaataatcagaggTACTGTTTCTGTTCAGCTGAGGTAATTCATCACGACTCtgcatttaaaacataaatcaacATGAGGCTGTGTCCAACAGAAGTTAAAGATGTCAGCGTCTTTGGTGAATGTTTGTTAAAGTGAGTAGTTAACACAGACGAGCAGCGCAATCATCTTTACTAAATTAACTGATTCTTTTGGGTGCTGTTTTAGGcgcctcacacacaaacacacacacacttctccctcgacggtgtgtgtgtgtgtgtgtgtctgccgtgcaggtcgttttttttttttttacttcttcaaattaaggaaataaaataaatctgaatgtCTGTCTTTGAATTCAAAGCtaacagatatttattttaatccGTGAATCTGTCATTGCATTCGTCATGTTGCTCCTGTGGTTGCCACGGAAACAGGAACACCCGATCCCGAACCCTCCCGTATCCTCTCAGCTCCATCCTGTCCTCGTACACGGAGACGGTGGCGAAGGCGTTGCTGTCGGGCGGAGTCTCGATGACGCCCTCCAAGGTGAGGTGGTGCGTCCCCGTGTCTTCGTCTCTGTGGTATCCTCCTTCGTGGTCGTGCCCGGCCATGAAGCACACCACACAGCGGTGAGAGCGGAGGACGGCCAGCAGCTCGTCGTAGTTCCAGGCGAGGCAGATGGGGGTGGTGGAGTCAGGGTGGACGGGGAGGTGACCTGAGCgagggaagaaagaaagaaaggacaCTTTGAAAACACCTGGAGGACCGACCATgatgaacacaacatgacatcatcatcacttctccctcactgacGAATCAAAATAgaaaaggggcgggacttctgatatgcGCTTCGTCAACAACAACGGCGAGGAGGCGCTCgtctgactcgtcttttggAGGAAACAGTTTCAGGTGTGGAGATGATGCTGACGTCAGGACACTTTTACATCCATGTTTTTCTTAGTgagatttatatttaatttaagtaaaaataaaacacagagctaAAACACACCTGacggacattacagagggaCGTTGGGGATAACTttggtaacctagcaacaacgAACGCTGGTGAGAAGCGTTCTGAAGCGGAGGTCGCAGGCGCTACGGACAGCAGGAATACTCACAGACGACAGTGACTCGGTCCTGTTTCTCATCACATGACGACAGAACAGAATCAAGCCAGTCCAGCTGGACTTTACTGAAGCCTCCGTTAAACATCGTGTATCTCTCCTCCAGACCTTtgaacactgaaacacaaaaaagttaacatcatcatcatcagtctccTCGTCCTCTGTGTGTCACCGTGGTGGTCTGATGAAAAGAGAGGATGACAGGATCGTCTCTGGAGGTCAGAGCTCCTCACCAACAAGACGGGGAGATTCTCTGAAAAAGCGAATGGTGCGTTCAATGTTCCTCAGAACTCGAATCTCGGGACttggaatgacgtcacacccgagtCATTGgcgttccagttgcaagtcagttaagcaacatggacgcctccagacCTACCTTTGTTTTGATAGCCAATACCAGACGAGAACGACACACTACACGGTCGTTTGTGCGTGAAGATAACACGACAACAGGTCCACAGGTAGAAGTTGCTCGATACTTTCAGTGTGATGGATTTAATGACACTAAAAGAGGCGTGTGTTGCTAATTGTTACCGTTTTAAACATTACTGCTGATGCActtagcagccatgttggaatCTTAACTCGGAGTACTGAAGTTGCTCCGTGTTTCCAAGTCGGAGTTCCAACTTCAGGAGGCGTTCCCGATGACGTATCACACCAGTGTTTGGAATTTATGACCTCCGAGATCAGATGGAACGCACCAAAAGCTGAGGTACGCAGACGAGGATAAAGACCACGTGTGAAGAGTTCTGAGGGACCAAAGTATTCTGAATAgttcttttttgtttggctCTCCTGAAAATGACGTCAGAAGTCTGAACTGAAACTCTGCTCTGACTTTGTcctcaaaatcaaactttaaactCAAGATTCTAAAGCTAGGGTATCTTCTGTGACTTTGACAACACTGTCGCTGTCTCTGGCACCATTATTTTGGGGGTCCAAAGCTGAAAAATGTGTTCTCTCTGGGGtccacattaaaataaacatacaatAACAGGAGTattaaaatggaaaatgaaacataattAAGCTCTACAGTCCACACAAACCagagtttcttttttacatGTCAGAATTTTACCACAGAAATTTAATTCTTCTTCTATTTTcaaaatttgatttatttcttcagGAAACAACGTAAGAATTCTGAATTTTTtatcagattttcttttaacattttttagatGTGGTCAAAATCTGTCTGTTATTTTTTGCATTGGTTTCTCTAAATTaacagtcaaaataaaaagttataacAATATAATTAATCGATATACATTAGttgtttgaaaacaataaaacataagGGCCGCAGTGATGTTGGTAACCTTGGTGACCGTGGTAACCGTGGTAACCTACCCGGACAGTTGAGGTCGTCGTTGTCGTTGTGTTCTCGGATCAGACTCAGGGAGTCTCGGTACCGGTcactgctctcctctctgcccAGCAGACTCACATCGTAACCGTCCAGAATAACGAAAGTAAAACCGGGCACCGGGCTGAAGCTGTACGCGTACACCTCACCGTCAGCCGGTGCTGCGTTCACGCTCCTCTCGGAGTGTAGAGTGCTGTTGAGCCGTGAACGCAGCAGCTCGCTCCGGCTGAAGTTATAAAACTCGTGGTTCCCCCACACATGGTGGACCTCGGCGGGCCCGGAGCTGAGCTCGGTCAGCACCGTGTCCAGAGCTCGGTGTGAGGTGTCGTGATTCTTGTTAAAACCGTCAATGATGTCTCCGAGCTGGAGGATAAACTCCGGTTTCACGGTGGACTCTCTCCAACAGTCTATGGCGTTTTTTAAAAGCTGGAGGCTGCTCCGGTAGTACCTCCTCCGGGTCCGGGTGAAGTTAAACCCGTCGTCGATATCTGCGTACTGAATGTCCGCTATCACCCCGAAGGTGAAGAGGGGCGTTTGTTCGGGACAGCTCTCCATTCTCGGTGAAACGTCTGTCAGGGTATGTTTACTGACTCTCCGGAGAAATGTAATGTTCCGGGAAACTCCGAACACATACCTGTACGGTGTGAATAACGTCACATGGTGAAACACAGCCAGGCTGTTGGTATTGTGTTCTGTGTCCTCAGTCGTGCTCATAGGTCGTGCTGCATGATGACAGTtcaaaaaaacagcctgttatGTGTAATGCCGGTGACAGCTGaggcaaaataaaagcacggaCTTCCGGTTTAAGCCTACAAAATAAAGTTTCCAGTCAACCTGAATGCAGGGGAAATCAATATAAGAACGAGTGGAACTGGAAATTGTACACTTTACGTACATACTGTTTGCACGGGagatcaaataaaaagaaatcaatgaaaacattaaTACCAATCCTGAGAagttaactttatttgaataaaaaagccCCTAACTCTTAGGGTGTAATATTAAAAGTGATGTTCGTCCTTACATCCCGAGGATACTTCAGGTTCTCGGGTTGATTTTCTTTAGCTGAATTcatagttttcttttattaaaataattaatcCTGACAAATCCTTTATCCTCCCCACAGGTTTTTCGACACATTAACGATGTTATCAACTTGTGAATTAAAGTGAGGGCAGTTTGAGTGTTTGAACATTTCCAGAAGCCAGCCTCAAATAAtgagaagtttgaagttttgaaGGTGGCATCACAGTAATGAAATCATGAACTACAAAACCCAAGAGgcagaaacacaacatgtttacatttagtAAATAGTTACAAGAATGAATGAATCATCAATCATACCGAAAGAATCTGTTTAGAGTCCCTACACCCACTGGATATA
The genomic region above belongs to Labrus bergylta chromosome 21, fLabBer1.1, whole genome shotgun sequence and contains:
- the adprm gene encoding manganese-dependent ADP-ribose/CDP-alcohol diphosphatase, which encodes MSTTEDTEHNTNSLAVFHHVTLFTPYRYVFGVSRNITFLRRVSKHTLTDVSPRMESCPEQTPLFTFGVIADIQYADIDDGFNFTRTRRRYYRSSLQLLKNAIDCWRESTVKPEFILQLGDIIDGFNKNHDTSHRALDTVLTELSSGPAEVHHVWGNHEFYNFSRSELLRSRLNSTLHSERSVNAAPADGEVYAYSFSPVPGFTFVILDGYDVSLLGREESSDRYRDSLSLIREHNDNDDLNCPVFKGLEERYTMFNGGFSKVQLDWLDSVLSSCDEKQDRVTVVCHLPVHPDSTTPICLAWNYDELLAVLRSHRCVVCFMAGHDHEGGYHRDEDTGTHHLTLEGVIETPPDSNAFATVSVYEDRMELRGYGRVRDRVFLFPWQPQEQHDECNDRFTD